A DNA window from Comamonas fluminis contains the following coding sequences:
- a CDS encoding Crp/Fnr family transcriptional regulator, with protein sequence MIATTHYSKEQMLERWRECIWAGHVPADLMQELVLPSLQVRHLEAGQTIWRQGDPALHWMGVLGGAAKLCVQLEDGRAVTLCSVAGSWIGEMELLRSVRYSCDAVALHDLTVVQLPGAVFKQLAAQVPSFQSFLLQLLAERNLQLMNLITAQQHSGTVARVARCLGALITPLNFPSERGHWLNVPQSELADYCNVSRSRLSEALSQLHRAGLIAVGYRSVQLVDLQGLRSFSGVLEMSSVA encoded by the coding sequence ATGATTGCAACGACGCATTACTCCAAAGAACAGATGCTGGAGCGGTGGCGCGAGTGCATCTGGGCTGGCCATGTGCCAGCTGATCTCATGCAAGAGCTGGTGTTGCCATCACTGCAGGTGCGCCACCTGGAGGCGGGGCAGACGATCTGGCGCCAGGGCGACCCCGCCTTGCACTGGATGGGCGTGCTGGGCGGGGCGGCCAAGCTGTGCGTGCAGCTGGAAGATGGTCGCGCTGTCACGCTGTGCAGTGTGGCGGGCAGCTGGATTGGCGAGATGGAGTTGCTGCGCAGCGTGCGCTACAGCTGTGACGCGGTGGCACTGCACGACCTGACCGTGGTGCAACTGCCGGGAGCAGTCTTCAAGCAGCTGGCAGCGCAGGTGCCCAGTTTTCAGAGCTTTTTGCTGCAACTGCTGGCCGAGCGCAATCTGCAGCTGATGAACCTGATAACGGCCCAGCAGCACAGTGGCACCGTGGCGCGTGTGGCCCGCTGCCTGGGGGCGCTGATCACGCCGCTGAACTTTCCTTCGGAGCGAGGCCACTGGCTCAATGTGCCGCAAAGCGAGCTGGCGGATTACTGCAACGTCTCACGCTCGCGGCTCAGCGAAGCGCTGAGCCAGCTTCACCGCGCAGGCCTGATCGCGGTGGGCTACCGCAGCGTGCAACTGGTGGATTTACAGGGCTTGCGCAGCTTCAGCGGGGTGCTGGAAATGTCGTCTGTCGCTTAG
- a CDS encoding TonB-dependent receptor encodes MHFHAQANTEIAQAAPESIAEAELATQTVSSSRLAQNRGELTSTVQIIDSAELQTQMQAGLNLKEALGHLVPGIDLGNQGRSAFGQNLRGRPMLVMIDGVSLNSSRATARQLDSIDAFHIERIEVLSGASALYGGGATGGIVNIITKKAGDSPTRYSSEVGLTSGFAGSGDHQWRLAQSIAGGNETVQGRLGIAVQDAGDFYDAKGNKVRTDITQTDLQNTRSMDVLGNLQFKLGAQQHLSLTGQYYRNKFDGGSYLYAGPNLAGIFGRPELLEQRKGFQSDVMPMTERFMLNADYSAGNVLGGQDLYLQAFYRKENLDFAPYPGSYISATHQNTDVFGFKAALSKQFGDLNLRYGLDWDDERFDSSQTIFDRNLGLASGGMVNKAFAETGRYPDYRVRSAALFAQGEWKLNERTTLNAGLRHQRMRLSVDDFVSATQQVMPLYGQGKTADAVPGGGNSYNVSLFNLGLNFKPAKGHDSWVSYSEGFELPDPAKYYGQGQYVLNGTHWQLVRGVSPSSSPLQGIKTRQVELGWRGNMGPLKAQSAVFYAWSDKNMLLSPGTLVIDVVDDKRRNFGWEGALDYQVNNQWTVGGSWLWIRSENKSNNQWQRQSIMTASPSKLTAHATWRYQNWNTRLQATHMASLKDSAGQRMKGYTTLDLMSTVKLPVGQLQLGVQNLLDKQYLSTWSQRAMALYAVPPVSRDTFAFYGRGRTLSVTYRVDY; translated from the coding sequence ATGCATTTTCATGCTCAAGCCAATACGGAAATTGCGCAAGCAGCTCCCGAATCAATAGCAGAAGCAGAGCTGGCCACGCAAACTGTCAGCAGCTCGCGGCTGGCACAGAACCGTGGTGAGCTCACCTCCACCGTCCAGATCATCGACAGTGCGGAGCTGCAGACGCAGATGCAGGCCGGGCTGAATCTGAAGGAAGCGCTGGGCCATCTGGTGCCGGGCATCGACCTGGGCAACCAGGGGCGCAGTGCCTTCGGTCAAAACCTGCGTGGCCGCCCCATGCTGGTGATGATTGATGGCGTCTCCCTCAACTCCTCTCGCGCCACGGCGCGGCAGCTGGATTCCATCGACGCTTTCCACATCGAGCGCATTGAGGTGCTTTCCGGCGCCAGCGCCCTGTATGGCGGCGGCGCCACGGGCGGCATTGTGAACATCATCACCAAGAAGGCCGGAGACAGCCCCACGCGCTACAGCAGCGAAGTGGGGCTGACCAGCGGCTTTGCAGGCAGCGGAGACCATCAGTGGCGACTGGCCCAGTCGATTGCGGGCGGCAACGAAACCGTGCAGGGGCGGCTGGGCATTGCGGTGCAGGATGCCGGTGATTTCTATGACGCCAAGGGCAACAAGGTTCGCACCGATATCACCCAGACCGATCTGCAGAACACGCGCAGCATGGATGTGCTGGGCAATCTGCAATTCAAGCTGGGCGCGCAGCAGCACCTGAGCCTGACGGGCCAGTACTACCGCAACAAGTTCGACGGCGGCAGTTATCTGTACGCCGGGCCCAATCTGGCGGGTATTTTTGGCCGCCCTGAGCTGCTGGAGCAGCGCAAGGGTTTCCAGAGCGATGTCATGCCCATGACCGAGCGCTTCATGCTCAACGCCGACTACAGCGCGGGCAATGTGCTGGGCGGGCAGGACCTGTATCTGCAGGCCTTCTACCGCAAGGAAAACCTGGACTTCGCGCCCTATCCCGGTTCCTATATCTCGGCCACCCATCAGAACACCGATGTCTTTGGCTTCAAGGCCGCCTTGTCCAAACAGTTTGGCGACCTCAATCTGCGCTACGGGCTGGACTGGGATGACGAGCGTTTTGACTCCAGCCAGACCATTTTTGACCGCAATCTGGGCCTGGCCTCGGGCGGCATGGTCAACAAGGCTTTTGCCGAAACAGGGCGCTACCCCGACTATCGCGTGCGCAGCGCCGCATTGTTTGCCCAGGGCGAGTGGAAGCTCAACGAGCGCACCACGCTCAATGCGGGCCTGCGCCACCAGCGCATGCGCCTGAGCGTGGACGATTTTGTCTCGGCCACCCAGCAGGTCATGCCGCTGTACGGTCAGGGCAAGACGGCCGACGCCGTGCCGGGCGGAGGGAATAGCTACAACGTCAGCCTGTTCAATCTGGGGCTGAACTTCAAACCCGCCAAGGGACATGACAGCTGGGTCAGCTATTCCGAAGGTTTCGAGCTGCCCGACCCCGCCAAGTACTACGGCCAGGGGCAATATGTGCTCAATGGCACTCACTGGCAGCTGGTGCGCGGCGTAAGCCCCTCCAGCTCGCCACTGCAAGGCATCAAGACTCGCCAGGTAGAGCTGGGCTGGCGCGGCAATATGGGCCCGCTGAAGGCGCAGAGTGCCGTGTTCTATGCATGGTCTGACAAGAACATGCTGCTGTCGCCCGGGACACTGGTCATTGATGTGGTGGACGACAAACGCCGCAACTTCGGCTGGGAAGGGGCACTGGACTATCAGGTCAACAACCAGTGGACCGTGGGTGGCAGCTGGCTGTGGATTCGCTCTGAAAACAAGAGCAACAACCAGTGGCAGCGCCAGAGCATCATGACGGCCAGCCCCTCCAAGCTGACAGCACATGCCACATGGCGCTATCAGAACTGGAACACCCGCCTGCAGGCCACGCATATGGCATCGCTCAAGGACTCCGCCGGCCAGCGCATGAAGGGCTACACCACGCTGGACCTGATGAGCACGGTGAAGCTGCCCGTAGGCCAGTTGCAGCTGGGCGTGCAGAACCTGCTGGACAAGCAGTACCTGAGCACCTGGTCCCAGCGCGCCATGGCCTTGTATGCCGTGCCGCCTGTCTCGCGTGACACCTTTGCCTTCTATGGCCGGGGCCGCACGCTCAGCGTGACTTACCGCGTGGACTATTGA
- a CDS encoding MFS transporter produces MAEVTLSAEPSASGAAAGRQRWALVAALYLAQSIPSYLLIMAVPAALRSLGLGLDKVGMLSVLMLPLILKFLWAPLVDRTRFGRLGHRRGWVVITQLCTSAGIALLAFSDPGHITAVLLAGMLIALSIATQDIATDGYATRLLRPSERATGNGIQAGAVAVGVLLGGTLSMWLFERWGWSATLLLMASLSLLPLAALPWMRESPVSTLEVQERASLRRFFQRPGAWSILGLALVYRASEGMVRTMESSYLMHNGLRLSEAGGLLGSSATVAGLIGSILGARWLMRSTPDKVLLSLSGMRVACYLLFGIHALGMLAMLGPMAHTPMLGFLAMSLSMLRYMEMVGLYALFMEAASPRQPGTDFSVLVCAELLSYMLSAMAGGYIAKQLGFAAMFGVATALALLSWWAARALLARYRKVLSHDR; encoded by the coding sequence ATGGCAGAAGTCACACTGAGCGCCGAGCCATCTGCCTCCGGCGCAGCAGCAGGCCGCCAGCGCTGGGCGCTGGTGGCCGCGCTGTATCTGGCGCAGAGCATTCCGTCCTATCTGCTCATCATGGCAGTGCCCGCAGCGCTGCGCTCTCTGGGGCTGGGGCTGGACAAGGTCGGCATGCTGTCGGTGCTGATGCTGCCGCTGATTCTCAAATTCCTCTGGGCACCCCTGGTGGACCGCACCCGCTTTGGCCGTCTGGGCCATCGCCGGGGCTGGGTCGTCATCACGCAGCTGTGCACCAGCGCAGGCATTGCGCTACTGGCGTTCAGCGACCCCGGCCACATCACCGCCGTGCTGCTGGCGGGCATGCTGATTGCCCTGTCGATTGCCACACAGGACATTGCCACCGACGGCTATGCCACGCGCCTGCTGCGCCCCAGCGAACGCGCCACAGGCAACGGCATTCAGGCCGGTGCCGTTGCCGTGGGCGTGCTGCTGGGCGGCACGCTGTCCATGTGGCTGTTCGAGCGCTGGGGCTGGTCCGCCACCTTGCTGCTGATGGCCAGCCTGTCTCTGCTGCCACTGGCCGCACTGCCCTGGATGCGCGAAAGCCCTGTGAGCACGCTTGAGGTGCAAGAGCGCGCCTCTCTGCGCAGATTCTTTCAGCGCCCCGGCGCCTGGAGCATTCTGGGCCTGGCACTGGTGTACCGCGCCAGCGAGGGCATGGTGCGCACCATGGAGAGCAGCTACCTGATGCACAACGGCCTGCGCCTGTCCGAAGCCGGAGGCCTGCTGGGCAGCTCTGCCACGGTTGCAGGGCTGATAGGCAGCATCCTGGGCGCCAGATGGCTGATGCGCAGCACCCCCGACAAAGTGCTTTTGAGCCTAAGCGGGATGCGGGTAGCCTGCTATCTTCTTTTTGGAATCCACGCACTGGGCATGCTGGCCATGCTCGGCCCCATGGCTCACACGCCCATGCTAGGCTTTCTGGCCATGTCGCTGAGCATGCTGCGCTATATGGAAATGGTGGGCCTGTACGCCTTGTTCATGGAAGCCGCTTCGCCCAGGCAACCCGGCACAGACTTCAGCGTACTGGTCTGCGCAGAACTGCTGAGCTACATGCTCAGCGCCATGGCGGGGGGCTATATCGCCAAGCAACTGGGCTTTGCCGCCATGTTCGGTGTAGCCACAGCACTGGCACTGCTGTCCTGGTGGGCGGCCCGCGCACTGCTTGCGCGCTACCGCAAGGTGCTCTCTCATGACCGCTGA